In Aquincola tertiaricarbonis, the genomic stretch TCGCGCATCTGCTCGGCCGCCCCGGCGAAGCGGGAGAGCACCAGCACGCCGGGGTCGGTTTCGTCCTGCATGGCCACGTATTCCTTGGCCACCAGGTTCATGCCGTCGCGCAGCGGCGTCACCAGTGCCACCTTGGCGGCGCGGTACAGGCCGGGCAACCGCTTGCGGGCCCAGGTGCGGTGCATGTAGCGGATGGGCATCCAGTCCAGCTCGCCATAGGCCCCGTTGATCTCGCCGGCCAGGCTTTCCAGCTCGTGGCGGATGTCGGCATACGCATCCACGCTTTCACGCGTGGGTGAGGCCACCTGGATCAGCGTCGCGCTGTTGCGTGTTTCGGGGTAGTTGGCCAGCAACTCGCGGAAGGCGCGCAGCCGCCGCGGCAGACCCTTGGAATAGTCGAGCCGGTCGATGCCCACCAGCAGGCGTCGGTGGGCGTACTGCTGCTTGAGCGTGGTCTCGGTCTCGCGCGATTCGGGCGACTCGGCCAGGCCCTGGAACTCGTCCACGTCGATGCCGATGGGAAACGCCTGCGCCCGCATCGTGCGGCCGTAAGCGCTGAAGCGGCCGTCGGCCAGCCGCTCGGCATGCGCCTCGCCCACCAGGAAGCGGCCGAAGTGGTCGGCGTCCTCATTCGTCTGCAGGCCCACCAGGTCGTAGGCGAAGAAGGAGCGCATCAGCCACTCATGCCCCGGGATGGCGGCCAGGATGGGCGGCGGCGGCAGCGGAATGTGCAGGAAGAAGCCGATGCGCTGGCGGCAACCCAGCGAGCGCAGCTCCGAGGCGAGCGGAATCAGGTGGTAGTCGTGCACCCAGATCACATCGTCGTCGCGCAGCAGCGGCGCCAGCTTGCGCGCGAAGAGGCGGTTGACCCGCTGGTAGCCCGCGAAGAAGCCGCTGCCGAAGTCGGCCAGATCCAGCCGGTAATGGAAGGCCGGCCACAGCGCCTGGTTGGAGTAGCCGGTGTAGTAGGTGTCGTGGTCCTCGCGCGAGAGGTCGATGGTCACCAGTTCCACATTGCCGGCGCGCTGCTGGTGCAGCTCGCCTTCACCGGTGGCGCCGTCTTCCACGATCTTGCCGCTCCAGCCGAACCACAGGCCGCCGCTGGTGGCCAGTGCATCGCCCAGGGCCACGGCCAGGCCGCCGGCGGCCACCTTGCGTGGGTCGCCCACGCGGTTGGAGATCACGACGAGTCGGGACACGGTACTTCCTCCTGCTTCTTCATATCCGCGAATCCCAGGGTGCGGACAGGCGCACCGCGGCATTCACGATGCCCACCATCGAGTAGGTCTGCGGGAAGTTGCCCCACAGCTCTCCGGTGGCGGGATGGGTGTCTTCGGACAGCAGCCCCAGCGGGTTGCGGCTGGCCAGCATGGCCTCGAAGATCTCGCGCGCCTGGGCCGTGCGGCCGATGCGCGCCAGCGCATTGATGCGCCAGAAGGCGCAGATGTTGAAGGCCGTCTCGGGCCGGCCGAAGTCGTCGGGCGCCTCGTAGCGGCGCATGTAGGGGCCGTCGCACAAGGCAGCCTCCAGCGCATCCACGGTGGCCACGAAGCGCGGGTCGTGCGGGTCGATCAGACCCACCTCCACCATCAGCAGCACGCTGGCGTCCAGCTCGTCGCCGCCGAAGGTGGCTGCATAGGCCTGCCGGCGCTCGCTCCAGGCCTGGGTCAGGATCTTGTCGCGGATGAGGTCGGCCCGCTGGCGCCACAGAGCCGCGCGGTCGGCCAGCTCGAAGGCCTGGGCGATCTTGGCCAGCCGGTCGCAAGCGGCCCAGTTCATCAGCACCGACGAGGTGTGCACCGCGCTGCGGGTACGCAGCTCCCACATGCCGGCGTCGGGGTGGTCGTGGATGGCGAAGGCCTGCTCGCCCACCGCCTCCATCAGGCCGAACTCCTGGCGTGTGCCCTGGCGCAGCAGCCGCGTGTCGTGAAAGGCCTGCGCCGCGCCCAGCACGATGTTGCCGTACACGTCGAACTGGAAGTGCTCATAAGCCTGGTTGCCCACGCGCACCGGCGGGTGGCCGCGGTAGCCCGACAGGTGCGGCAGCTCACGCTCGACCAGTTCATGCTCCAGGCCGATGCCGTACAGCGGCTGCACATGGCCGCCGGCCATGTCGCCGATGGCGTCGCGCAGCCAGCGCAGGTAGTCCTCCATCGTGTCCACTTCCGACAGGCTGTTGAGCGCCCGCACCACGAAGAAGGCATCGCGGATCCAGCAGAAGCGGTAGTCCCAGTTGCGCTGGCTGCCCGGCGCCTCGGGGATGCTGGTGGTCATCGCGGCGACGATGGCGCCGGTGTCCTCGTACAGGCACATCTTCAGCGTGATGGCGGCGCGGATCACCGCGTCCTGCCACTCCAGCGGCACCGCCAGCGCACGCGTCCAGGCGCGCCAGTGGCCGATGGTGTGCTCCTCCAGCAGCCGGGCGGTGTCTTCGATGGCGGCCTGCAAGGCTTCATCGGGGCCGAGGATGAAGCTCAGCCGCTGCGTCAGCGTGAACGCCGTCTCGTCGATCACGTAGGTGATGGGCGCATTGGTGGTCAGCCGCAGCGTCGATTCCGGGCCCACGTAGCGGATGTGATCGCTGCCGCGGGTGACGGTGGGCAACGTGGCGCCCCAATCGCAGCGCGGCCGCAGCACCACGCGCACCCGCGGCGCGCCCGACAGCGCGCGCACGCGCCGCACCAGCGTCAACGGCCGGAACGGGCGGCCGTGCAGCAGGTAGCGGGGCGCGAAGTCGGTGATCTCGACCGCGCCCCCTTCGGCATCGAACAGCCGGGTGCGCAGCACGCCCGTGTTGGGCTCGTAGGCCTGTTCGCTGCGCTGCTGCCCTTCCAGGCAGATCTGCCAGCTGCCGTCGGGCTTCAAGCCGTCGGCCGAATCGAGCAGCGCATGAAAGATCGGGTCGCTGTCGTAGCGGGGGTAGCAACACCAGACGATGCGCGCCTGGTCGTCGACCAGGGCGCTGATGGAGCAGTTGCCGATGATGCCGAGGTTCAGCGAAGCCGGTGGGTTCATGCGAGCGCTTGGGGTGGCGGGCTGCCGCCCCCCGGCGCCGGCAAGCGGCGGACCG encodes the following:
- the otsA gene encoding alpha,alpha-trehalose-phosphate synthase (UDP-forming), translated to MSRLVVISNRVGDPRKVAAGGLAVALGDALATSGGLWFGWSGKIVEDGATGEGELHQQRAGNVELVTIDLSREDHDTYYTGYSNQALWPAFHYRLDLADFGSGFFAGYQRVNRLFARKLAPLLRDDDVIWVHDYHLIPLASELRSLGCRQRIGFFLHIPLPPPPILAAIPGHEWLMRSFFAYDLVGLQTNEDADHFGRFLVGEAHAERLADGRFSAYGRTMRAQAFPIGIDVDEFQGLAESPESRETETTLKQQYAHRRLLVGIDRLDYSKGLPRRLRAFRELLANYPETRNSATLIQVASPTRESVDAYADIRHELESLAGEINGAYGELDWMPIRYMHRTWARKRLPGLYRAAKVALVTPLRDGMNLVAKEYVAMQDETDPGVLVLSRFAGAAEQMREALLVNPYDIPATAQTIQRALQMPLAERRERHAVLLKRIREYDVHAWRKDFLGVLAETAEAAPVT
- a CDS encoding glycoside hydrolase family 15 protein produces the protein MNPPASLNLGIIGNCSISALVDDQARIVWCCYPRYDSDPIFHALLDSADGLKPDGSWQICLEGQQRSEQAYEPNTGVLRTRLFDAEGGAVEITDFAPRYLLHGRPFRPLTLVRRVRALSGAPRVRVVLRPRCDWGATLPTVTRGSDHIRYVGPESTLRLTTNAPITYVIDETAFTLTQRLSFILGPDEALQAAIEDTARLLEEHTIGHWRAWTRALAVPLEWQDAVIRAAITLKMCLYEDTGAIVAAMTTSIPEAPGSQRNWDYRFCWIRDAFFVVRALNSLSEVDTMEDYLRWLRDAIGDMAGGHVQPLYGIGLEHELVERELPHLSGYRGHPPVRVGNQAYEHFQFDVYGNIVLGAAQAFHDTRLLRQGTRQEFGLMEAVGEQAFAIHDHPDAGMWELRTRSAVHTSSVLMNWAACDRLAKIAQAFELADRAALWRQRADLIRDKILTQAWSERRQAYAATFGGDELDASVLLMVEVGLIDPHDPRFVATVDALEAALCDGPYMRRYEAPDDFGRPETAFNICAFWRINALARIGRTAQAREIFEAMLASRNPLGLLSEDTHPATGELWGNFPQTYSMVGIVNAAVRLSAPWDSRI